One part of the Aurantibacillus circumpalustris genome encodes these proteins:
- a CDS encoding NADH-quinone oxidoreductase subunit A, with amino-acid sequence MSTDSPVDYLPIFIMFTIAVGFAVVSLIATHALGPKRKTKVKLESFECGIETQGNARVPFSIKYFLVAILFVLFDIEVIFMYPWAANFKELGMLGVIEVFSFIALLLVGFYYMLSKKALKWED; translated from the coding sequence ATGAGCACTGATTCTCCTGTAGATTATCTCCCGATTTTTATCATGTTTACTATTGCTGTTGGTTTTGCCGTTGTTTCATTAATTGCAACACACGCGCTTGGACCTAAACGTAAAACAAAAGTAAAGCTAGAATCGTTTGAGTGCGGCATCGAAACACAAGGAAACGCCCGTGTACCTTTTTCAATCAAGTATTTTTTGGTTGCCATTTTATTTGTGCTTTTCGACATCGAGGTTATTTTTATGTACCCTTGGGCAGCCAATTTTAAAGAGCTGGGAATGCTTGGTGTTATTGAAGTGTTTAGTTTTATTGCGCTTTTATTGGTTGGTTTTTATTACATGCTCTCCAAGAAAGCTCTAAAGTGGGAAGACTAA
- the tatA gene encoding twin-arginine translocase TatA/TatE family subunit, whose product MFTLGILGGLGATEVIVILVIVLLMFGGKKIPELMKGLGRGIKDFKDASKGDSEGSEIEKK is encoded by the coding sequence ATGTTTACATTAGGGATCTTAGGCGGTTTAGGCGCAACAGAAGTTATCGTAATTTTGGTAATTGTTTTATTAATGTTTGGGGGTAAAAAAATTCCAGAATTAATGAAGGGTTTAGGCAGAGGAATTAAAGATTTTAAAGATGCAAGCAAAGGAGACTCTGAAGGCAGCGAAATCGAAAAAAAATAA
- the gatA gene encoding Asp-tRNA(Asn)/Glu-tRNA(Gln) amidotransferase subunit GatA, translating into MYSFLSINKLQSDLKSGAVSCKTLVEELVSEIKKKKQLNAFLEVFEKSALVQAIVVDEKIKSGKQGKLAGVVVGLKDNICYKGHKVSASSKILEGFESLYSATVVERLLAEDAIIIGRLNCDEFAMGSSNENSAFGNVLNPLNEKCVPGGSSGGAAAAVAANLCHISLGSDTGGSIRQPASFTGTVGIKPTYGRVSRYGLIAYASSFDQIGPITKSVEDTALALEVICGLDPRDNTSSSEKVETFSKGLAADKKYKIAYLKECVNAEGLDPEVKSSILKQIEILKAAGHQLEEVSFPYLEYLVPTYYVLTTAEASSNLSRFSGIHYGHRTENATDLESTYKKSRSEGFGKEVKRRIMLGTFVLSAGYYDAYYSKGQKVRRIIQQKTKEIFKDFDFILTPSTPGTAFEFGKNSADPIKMYLEDIFTVQAPIAGIPAISVPCGTHSNGLPMGLQLMADYFEEEKLLNLASKIKPLA; encoded by the coding sequence GTGTATTCATTTTTAAGTATAAATAAATTACAGTCCGATCTTAAATCTGGTGCTGTTTCCTGCAAAACCCTCGTTGAAGAGCTTGTTTCAGAAATCAAAAAAAAGAAACAGTTAAACGCTTTTTTAGAAGTGTTTGAAAAATCTGCTTTAGTACAAGCTATAGTTGTCGATGAAAAAATTAAGTCGGGTAAACAAGGTAAACTGGCAGGTGTTGTTGTAGGTTTAAAAGACAATATTTGTTACAAAGGTCATAAAGTTTCTGCTTCTTCAAAAATTTTAGAAGGTTTTGAGTCTCTGTATTCTGCTACTGTTGTTGAACGGTTATTAGCTGAAGATGCGATAATTATCGGACGTTTAAACTGCGACGAATTTGCCATGGGCAGTAGCAATGAAAATTCAGCTTTTGGTAATGTATTAAATCCATTGAACGAAAAGTGTGTGCCTGGGGGTTCTTCAGGAGGTGCTGCCGCAGCTGTTGCAGCTAACCTGTGTCATATTTCTTTAGGGTCAGACACTGGGGGATCTATTCGTCAACCGGCTTCCTTTACAGGAACGGTTGGTATTAAACCAACTTATGGCAGAGTTTCGCGTTATGGCCTTATTGCTTATGCTTCCTCCTTTGACCAAATTGGTCCAATTACCAAAAGTGTTGAAGACACGGCTCTTGCACTTGAAGTAATCTGTGGTCTAGATCCGCGTGATAATACTTCATCAAGTGAAAAGGTTGAAACCTTTTCGAAAGGCCTAGCAGCAGATAAAAAATATAAAATAGCCTATTTAAAGGAATGCGTGAATGCCGAGGGGCTAGATCCTGAAGTAAAGAGCAGCATTTTAAAACAAATAGAGATCTTAAAAGCAGCGGGACATCAACTAGAGGAAGTTAGTTTTCCCTATTTGGAATACCTTGTTCCAACCTACTATGTTCTTACTACTGCAGAAGCTTCTTCCAACCTTTCCAGATTTTCGGGTATTCATTATGGACATAGAACCGAGAATGCTACCGACCTGGAAAGCACTTATAAAAAATCGAGAAGTGAAGGTTTTGGGAAAGAGGTTAAACGAAGGATTATGCTTGGAACCTTTGTGTTAAGTGCCGGCTATTACGATGCTTATTATAGTAAAGGTCAGAAAGTAAGAAGGATAATTCAACAAAAAACGAAAGAAATCTTTAAAGATTTTGATTTTATTCTGACCCCTTCTACACCAGGCACGGCATTTGAATTTGGTAAAAATAGTGCAGATCCAATTAAAATGTATTTGGAAGATATATTTACAGTACAAGCTCCTATAGCCGGTATACCTGCTATTTCAGTACCCTGCGGCACACACAGTAACGGACTCCCAATGGGCTTACAATTAATGGCCGACTATTTTGAAGAGGAAAAACTTTTGAATCTTGCTTCCAAAATTAAGCCCTTAGCGTAA
- the mdh gene encoding malate dehydrogenase, whose translation MKVSVIGAGNVGATCAEYIALNRIASEVVILDIKENFAEGKALDLMQTATLNGFNTRVTGSTNDYSKTANSKVVVITSGIPRKPGMTREELIGINAGIVKTVTENVLKHSPEAIIIIVSNPMDTMTYLALKESKLPKNRIIGMGGILDSARFKTYLSLALDAPASDISGVVIGGHGDTTMIPLTRLASYTGVPVSQFLDAEALKKVAADTMVGGATLTSMLGTSAWYAPGAAVAALVNSIINDQKKLFPCCVALDGEYGQKDICLGVPVIIGKNGWEKIVDYKLNSEEQAAFNKSAEAVRAMNTVLSEMKA comes from the coding sequence ATGAAAGTATCAGTTATTGGAGCAGGAAACGTAGGAGCAACATGTGCAGAGTACATTGCCCTTAATCGCATTGCAAGCGAAGTTGTTATTTTAGATATTAAAGAAAATTTTGCAGAAGGCAAGGCATTAGATTTAATGCAAACTGCTACCTTAAACGGGTTTAACACCCGTGTTACCGGAAGCACAAACGATTATAGCAAAACAGCTAATTCAAAAGTAGTAGTTATAACAAGTGGTATTCCACGTAAACCGGGAATGACCCGTGAAGAATTAATTGGCATTAATGCAGGTATCGTGAAAACCGTTACTGAGAATGTTTTAAAACATTCTCCTGAAGCCATTATAATCATTGTGAGTAATCCAATGGATACAATGACTTATTTGGCATTGAAAGAAAGCAAATTACCAAAAAACAGAATTATTGGAATGGGTGGTATCTTAGATAGCGCACGTTTTAAAACTTATTTGTCTTTAGCATTAGATGCTCCTGCAAGTGATATTAGTGGCGTGGTTATTGGTGGTCACGGTGACACGACCATGATTCCGTTAACGCGTCTTGCTTCTTATACTGGTGTTCCTGTTTCACAATTTTTAGATGCCGAAGCGTTGAAAAAAGTAGCAGCAGATACAATGGTGGGTGGCGCTACTTTAACCAGTATGCTTGGAACGAGTGCTTGGTATGCTCCGGGAGCTGCAGTGGCTGCTTTGGTAAATAGCATTATTAACGATCAGAAAAAATTATTCCCTTGTTGTGTTGCCTTGGATGGTGAGTACGGACAAAAAGATATTTGTTTAGGAGTTCCAGTAATTATTGGAAAAAACGGCTGGGAGAAAATTGTTGATTATAAATTAAACTCAGAAGAGCAAGCTGCCTTTAATAAAAGTGCAGAAGCTGTGAGAGCAATGAATACAGTATTAAGTGAAATGAAAGCTTAA
- a CDS encoding IS1595 family transposase, which yields MNYLLTTRNIYKCSSCKKQFSVTQGTIFHRSKVPLTKWFIAMYFFTGNKRGISSCQLAKLLGVKQHTAWFMLHRMRAALTNENEIMLSGIVEADEAFIGPKINRDLRLLMAKQKHDEEQNRLQNFTTEKRLELGIKKKVGRKKGSTKEILHQKMIERGGKPYNSHDDRKSDRIPFETGVVILGMMEQKGRMIMKILGRSRIDLTKKNILPILKNYIASHSILVTDQSSVYFNTSQLFSRHLSVNHDKGYVINGVHINNIENAWKHLKKMVIGTYFHASYQHFEKYLNENTYRWNRRQLDQECLFEDFMPLTILRKISYKELIKREQVQEAA from the coding sequence ATGAATTATCTTTTAACAACGAGGAATATATATAAATGTTCATCCTGTAAAAAGCAATTCAGTGTAACTCAGGGTACCATTTTTCATCGAAGCAAAGTTCCACTTACAAAATGGTTTATCGCAATGTATTTTTTCACAGGAAATAAGAGGGGTATTTCTTCGTGTCAATTAGCAAAGTTGCTTGGTGTTAAGCAACACACCGCATGGTTTATGCTACATAGAATGAGGGCGGCTCTAACAAACGAGAATGAAATTATGTTGAGTGGAATAGTTGAGGCTGATGAAGCATTTATTGGCCCTAAAATAAATAGGGATTTAAGATTACTAATGGCCAAACAAAAGCATGATGAAGAGCAAAACAGGTTGCAGAATTTTACAACTGAAAAACGATTAGAGCTGGGTATTAAAAAAAAGGTAGGGCGAAAAAAAGGCTCAACAAAAGAAATACTTCATCAAAAAATGATTGAAAGAGGCGGCAAGCCATACAATTCTCATGATGATCGTAAATCTGATAGAATACCTTTTGAGACTGGCGTGGTTATTCTAGGGATGATGGAACAGAAAGGTAGGATGATAATGAAAATATTAGGTCGAAGCAGAATTGATCTTACAAAGAAAAACATTCTTCCCATTCTAAAAAACTATATTGCTTCTCATTCTATTTTGGTCACCGATCAATCCAGCGTATATTTTAATACTTCGCAACTATTTTCTCGACACTTATCAGTTAATCACGACAAGGGTTATGTTATAAATGGTGTCCATATTAACAATATCGAAAATGCTTGGAAACATTTAAAAAAGATGGTTATTGGCACCTATTTTCACGCCTCATATCAGCATTTTGAAAAATATTTAAACGAAAACACTTATAGGTGGAATAGAAGACAACTAGATCAGGAATGTTTGTTTGAAGACTTTATGCCACTTACAATTCTTAGAAAAATATCATATAAAGAACTTATCAAAAGAGAACAAGTTCAAGAAGCTGCTTAA